The Flavobacterium marginilacus genome window below encodes:
- a CDS encoding response regulator, producing the protein MTIDANAQKLIKKNILIVDDHPFIIDGYKNAITRYKPECYEYSFTQGKDCMTGYNIITNPETLPFDVAFLDISMPVYEEKGIHSGEDLAKLIMEYMPSCKIILLTMYTELLKIKNIIDTINPAGLVIKNDLTFDELLFGFDVVLKDEIYYSHSVIKMANQNNKDIDGIDQFDKLILFHISKGTKTKDITQYIPISLHAIEQRKVNLKELFKIEDGSDVDLIKEAKIRGIIL; encoded by the coding sequence ATGACTATCGATGCAAATGCACAAAAATTAATTAAAAAGAACATTTTAATTGTAGACGATCATCCTTTTATAATTGACGGATATAAAAACGCCATTACCCGTTATAAACCCGAATGCTATGAATATTCATTTACGCAGGGAAAGGACTGCATGACGGGCTATAACATCATTACAAATCCGGAAACTCTTCCATTTGATGTTGCTTTTTTAGATATCAGTATGCCTGTATATGAAGAGAAAGGAATTCATTCTGGTGAAGATTTAGCCAAACTAATTATGGAATACATGCCCAGCTGCAAAATAATTCTGCTAACCATGTATACTGAATTGCTCAAAATAAAAAATATAATTGACACTATAAATCCAGCGGGACTAGTAATTAAAAATGATTTAACCTTTGATGAATTACTTTTCGGATTTGATGTCGTATTGAAAGATGAAATTTATTACAGCCATTCAGTAATTAAAATGGCCAATCAAAACAATAAAGATATTGATGGAATTGACCAATTTGACAAATTGATTTTATTCCACATTTCTAAAGGAACAAAGACTAAAGATATTACCCAATACATTCCTATTTCACTGCATGCTATTGAACAGCGAAAAGTCAATCTTAAAGAATTATTTAAAATTGAAGATGGAAGCGATGTAGATTTAATAAAGGAAGCAAAGATTAGAGGAATTATTTTATAA
- a CDS encoding YARHG domain-containing protein yields MLPKDGAYMDYYSARIDTIIEQQTDTTEVAEVYTEESYRTASDIITKINSSTTKLTEKGLKNLKKLELEILRNTIYARHGYTFKKKSYRQFFDSVEWYIPISENVDKELTSLEKNNIKSLFKFYLIIIL; encoded by the coding sequence ATGCTGCCTAAAGATGGAGCTTATATGGATTATTATAGTGCAAGAATCGATACTATAATTGAGCAGCAGACTGATACGACCGAAGTTGCAGAAGTCTATACCGAAGAAAGCTATCGTACTGCTTCGGATATAATTACAAAAATAAATTCTTCTACAACTAAATTGACCGAAAAAGGTCTTAAAAATTTGAAAAAGTTAGAGCTGGAAATTCTCCGAAATACTATTTATGCTCGACATGGTTATACTTTTAAGAAAAAAAGCTACCGCCAGTTTTTCGATTCAGTAGAGTGGTATATCCCTATTTCTGAAAATGTTGATAAAGAATTAACCTCTTTGGAAAAAAACAACATTAAGAGCCTGTTTAAATTTTATTTAATAATAATTTTATAG
- a CDS encoding DUF2306 domain-containing protein, protein MILKNYKQTLWLIVFVWFFVLMLLITLKYFPISSNVAFLQIKQTEVIEIKSYLFIFYIHVCSSIFTLLAGFTQFNPNILKQFPSVHKWIGKLYVFVTLVLASPSGFFIGIFANGGFYSKISFVILSILWFYFTLKGFILIKRNNIKCHKAFMMRSFALTFSAVTLRLWKVIIVSLFHPAPMDVYQIIAWLGWVPNLLFIEYCIFKQKYK, encoded by the coding sequence GTGATTCTAAAAAACTACAAACAAACACTTTGGCTAATAGTCTTTGTCTGGTTTTTTGTTTTAATGCTGCTCATAACATTGAAATATTTTCCAATTAGTTCAAATGTTGCTTTTTTACAAATAAAACAGACTGAAGTTATAGAGATTAAATCCTATCTCTTTATTTTTTATATCCATGTCTGCTCTTCTATATTTACATTACTTGCTGGCTTTACTCAATTTAATCCGAACATTTTAAAACAATTTCCATCTGTACACAAATGGATTGGGAAATTGTATGTTTTTGTGACTTTAGTATTAGCGTCTCCATCTGGATTCTTTATTGGAATCTTTGCTAATGGCGGATTTTATTCTAAAATTTCTTTTGTTATTTTATCCATTCTATGGTTTTACTTTACATTAAAAGGATTTATTTTGATAAAAAGAAACAATATCAAATGTCATAAAGCATTTATGATGCGGAGTTTTGCTTTGACTTTTTCAGCAGTAACCTTACGGTTATGGAAAGTTATCATTGTATCTTTATTTCATCCTGCTCCAATGGATGTTTATCAAATTATCGCTTGGTTAGGCTGGGTTCCTAATTTATTATTTATAGAATATTGTATATTTAAACAAAAATATAAATGA
- a CDS encoding DinB family protein gives MKTLAAQVITPEDLLKHWQGHRALTRRVIELFPEKDFFEFSIGGMRPFAKLADELLAIGAPALKGIVNREIKPYNPEEGKLIFKAQYLEKWDEATAEINENWQKLTIEDFNETFNLFGQYEFPIIHNILYFIDNEVHHRGQGYVYLRALGIEPPFFWER, from the coding sequence ATGAAAACATTAGCAGCACAAGTTATTACTCCCGAAGATTTATTGAAACACTGGCAAGGACATCGCGCCTTGACACGCCGTGTAATAGAATTGTTTCCAGAAAAAGATTTTTTTGAATTTTCAATTGGCGGTATGAGACCTTTTGCAAAATTGGCCGACGAACTTCTAGCCATTGGCGCACCTGCTTTAAAAGGAATTGTAAATAGAGAAATTAAGCCTTATAATCCAGAAGAAGGAAAATTAATTTTCAAAGCACAATATCTTGAAAAATGGGATGAAGCTACAGCAGAAATTAATGAAAATTGGCAGAAATTAACCATCGAAGATTTTAACGAAACTTTCAATTTATTTGGGCAGTACGAATTCCCAATTATCCATAATATTTTGTATTTTATTGATAATGAAGTTCATCATCGCGGTCAGGGTTATGTGTACTTGCGTGCATTAGGAATTGAACCTCCTTTTTTCTGGGAAAGATAA
- the thiL gene encoding thiamine-phosphate kinase: MIEDKNPQRTNIGQLGEFGLIDHLTKNFEITQPSTLKGIGDDAAVLDFKEKKVVVSTDLLIEGVHFDLAYVPLKHLGYKSVVVNVSDICAMNAKPTQITVSIAVSNRFPLEALEELYEGIERAAQEYKVDVIGGDTTSSQKGLIISITVLGEAEENEIVYRNGASKTDLLVVTGDIGAAYMGLQVLEREKQVFQVNPNSQPDLDAYTYLIERQLKPEARTDVRTLLHALEIKPTSMIDISDGLSSEIIHLCKQSGVGCNLYEDKLPIDPQFINVCEEFNIDSTTVAINGGEDYELLFTIAMEDFDKIKGNPNFSIIGHMTQESEGVHLVTRANTKIPLKARGWNAISE, from the coding sequence ATGATTGAAGATAAAAACCCGCAGCGTACTAATATTGGTCAACTAGGTGAATTTGGTTTGATAGATCATTTAACCAAAAACTTTGAAATTACTCAGCCTTCTACACTAAAAGGAATTGGAGATGATGCGGCTGTCTTGGATTTTAAAGAAAAGAAAGTAGTTGTATCAACCGATTTATTGATTGAAGGCGTTCATTTTGATTTGGCTTACGTGCCTTTAAAACATTTAGGATACAAATCAGTAGTAGTGAATGTATCCGATATTTGTGCGATGAATGCCAAACCAACCCAAATTACAGTTTCGATAGCTGTGTCCAACCGTTTTCCATTGGAAGCTTTGGAAGAACTGTATGAAGGTATTGAGCGTGCTGCACAGGAGTATAAAGTTGATGTAATAGGAGGTGATACTACATCTTCCCAAAAGGGATTAATTATTAGCATTACTGTTCTCGGCGAAGCTGAAGAAAATGAAATCGTATATAGAAACGGAGCCAGTAAAACTGATTTATTGGTAGTAACGGGAGATATTGGTGCGGCGTATATGGGACTGCAGGTATTGGAAAGAGAGAAACAGGTTTTTCAGGTTAATCCTAATTCGCAGCCTGATTTAGATGCTTATACGTATTTGATAGAGAGGCAATTAAAACCTGAAGCACGTACAGATGTGCGTACTTTATTACATGCGCTAGAAATAAAACCTACGTCAATGATTGATATTTCAGACGGATTATCTTCGGAGATTATACATTTATGTAAACAATCGGGTGTAGGCTGTAATTTATATGAAGATAAACTGCCGATTGATCCTCAGTTTATCAATGTGTGCGAAGAGTTTAATATCGACAGTACTACTGTTGCTATCAATGGTGGAGAAGATTATGAACTGCTCTTCACTATCGCTATGGAAGATTTTGATAAAATAAAAGGAAATCCGAATTTTTCAATAATTGGACACATGACTCAGGAAAGCGAAGGTGTGCATTTGGTAACTCGTGCTAATACTAAAATACCTTTAAAAGCTAGAGGCTGGAATGCTATCAGCGAATAA
- a CDS encoding IS30 family transposase → MAHLTLEQRYKIEVYRNAGISISEIAELVDKNKSVIFREIKRNSDQRSGVYKAVLADKKALNRHKVKIKKCTLTSEVEANILFYLKQDYSPEQIVGRAKIDKRAMVSKERIYQYIWENKRKGGLLYKHLRTKGKKYKKRGHLKDKRGLIIGRVDISERPKIVEKKSRLGDLEIDLVIGKNHKGALLTINDRASGILFMGKVESKEASAIQQKTIELLKDWKPIIKTITSDNGKEFANHRAIAEDLDIDYYFAKPYHSWERGANENLNGLIRQYFPKKSNFENIEEQQIKTVVNTLNNRPRKRFGYKTPNEIFAEKINKLNTVAFIC, encoded by the coding sequence ATGGCACATTTAACGTTAGAACAAAGATACAAAATAGAAGTATATAGAAATGCCGGTATCAGTATTTCCGAAATTGCTGAATTGGTAGATAAAAACAAATCAGTTATTTTTCGAGAAATAAAACGTAATTCTGATCAAAGAAGTGGTGTTTATAAAGCTGTTTTGGCGGATAAAAAAGCTTTAAACAGGCATAAGGTTAAGATCAAAAAATGCACTTTAACCTCAGAAGTTGAAGCAAATATTTTGTTTTATTTAAAGCAAGATTACAGTCCTGAACAAATTGTTGGCAGAGCAAAAATTGACAAAAGAGCAATGGTTTCTAAAGAAAGAATCTATCAATATATTTGGGAAAATAAACGCAAAGGAGGACTCTTATATAAACATCTTAGGACCAAGGGTAAAAAGTATAAAAAAAGAGGACATTTAAAGGATAAAAGAGGACTTATTATTGGTAGGGTCGATATTAGCGAGCGTCCAAAGATTGTAGAAAAGAAAAGTAGATTGGGCGATTTAGAGATTGATTTGGTCATTGGTAAGAATCACAAAGGAGCGTTACTAACTATCAATGACAGAGCCTCTGGAATACTTTTTATGGGAAAAGTAGAAAGCAAAGAAGCTAGTGCAATACAGCAGAAAACAATTGAATTATTGAAAGATTGGAAACCAATAATCAAGACCATTACTTCGGATAATGGAAAGGAATTTGCCAATCATCGGGCCATTGCAGAAGATTTAGATATCGATTATTATTTTGCCAAACCCTACCATAGCTGGGAACGAGGAGCCAATGAAAATTTAAACGGATTAATAAGACAATATTTTCCTAAAAAATCTAACTTTGAAAACATCGAAGAACAACAAATAAAAACAGTAGTTAATACATTAAACAACAGACCCAGAAAAAGATTTGGCTATAAAACACCTAATGAAATTTTCGCCGAAAAAATCAATAAATTGAATACTGTTGCATTTATATGTTGA
- the lepA gene encoding translation elongation factor 4: MKHIRNFCIIAHIDHGKSTLADRLLGATQTVTAREEKAQLLDNMDLERERGITIKSHAIQMEYKYKGEEYILNLIDTPGHVDFSYEVSRSIAACEGALLIVDAAQSIQAQTISNLYLALENDLEIIPVLNKVDLPSANPEEVSDDIIDLLGCKLEDIIHASGKTGFGVENILAAIIEKVPAPKGNKEEPLQALIFDSHYNPFRGIEVIFRVVNGEIKKGQKIKFMATGNEYFADEVGTLKLNQVPKSVISTGDVGYLISGIKEAKEVKVGDTITDAKTPTTNMITGFEDVKPMVFAGIYPVDTEDFEELRASMEKLQLNDASLVFAPESSAALGFGFRCGFLGMLHMEIIQERLEREFDMTVITTVPNVSYLAYTKKDPETAVIVNNPSDLPEPSKLDRVEEPFIKATIITKADFVGNVMSLCIEKRGIITNQTYLTTERVELNFDMPLAEIVFDFYDRLKTVSKGYASFDYSPIGMRASKLVKLDVLLNANQVDALSALIHESNAYNIGKKMTEKLRELIPRQQFDIPIQAAIGAKIIARETIKALRKDVTAKCYGGDISRKRKLLEKQKKGKKRMRQVGNVEIPQEAFMAVLKLND; this comes from the coding sequence ATGAAACATATTAGGAATTTTTGCATTATTGCACACATTGACCACGGAAAAAGTACATTGGCTGACCGATTATTGGGTGCTACCCAAACGGTAACGGCTCGTGAAGAAAAGGCACAGCTGCTGGACAATATGGACTTGGAGCGTGAACGAGGAATCACGATTAAGAGTCATGCGATACAAATGGAATATAAATATAAAGGGGAAGAATATATTCTGAACCTGATTGATACTCCTGGTCACGTGGATTTCTCTTATGAAGTTTCGCGTTCGATTGCTGCCTGCGAAGGTGCATTATTGATTGTTGATGCTGCGCAGAGTATTCAGGCGCAGACGATTTCTAACTTGTATTTGGCATTAGAAAATGACTTGGAAATTATTCCGGTTTTGAACAAAGTCGATTTGCCAAGCGCTAATCCAGAGGAAGTAAGTGACGATATAATTGATCTGCTTGGCTGTAAACTGGAAGATATTATTCATGCTTCGGGGAAAACCGGTTTTGGTGTGGAGAATATTTTGGCTGCGATTATTGAAAAAGTTCCTGCTCCGAAAGGAAATAAAGAAGAACCGTTACAGGCTTTGATTTTCGACTCTCATTATAATCCTTTTAGAGGAATTGAAGTTATTTTTAGAGTTGTAAACGGTGAAATAAAGAAAGGCCAAAAAATTAAATTTATGGCTACCGGCAATGAATATTTTGCCGATGAAGTTGGAACTTTGAAATTAAATCAGGTTCCTAAAAGTGTGATTTCGACAGGAGATGTTGGGTATTTGATTTCCGGAATTAAGGAAGCCAAAGAAGTAAAAGTAGGGGATACTATTACTGATGCCAAAACGCCTACAACTAATATGATTACTGGTTTTGAGGATGTAAAACCAATGGTTTTCGCCGGAATTTACCCTGTAGATACTGAAGATTTTGAAGAGCTGAGAGCTTCGATGGAAAAACTGCAGCTGAACGATGCTTCGCTGGTGTTTGCTCCTGAAAGTTCGGCGGCTTTAGGGTTTGGTTTCCGTTGTGGATTCTTAGGAATGCTTCATATGGAAATTATTCAGGAACGTTTGGAGCGCGAATTCGATATGACGGTAATTACTACAGTTCCTAACGTTTCGTATTTGGCTTATACCAAAAAAGATCCAGAAACAGCTGTTATAGTCAACAACCCTTCAGATCTGCCGGAACCGTCAAAACTGGATCGTGTGGAAGAGCCTTTCATCAAAGCGACTATCATTACTAAAGCTGATTTTGTGGGTAACGTAATGAGTTTGTGTATTGAAAAACGTGGTATTATCACGAATCAAACGTATTTGACTACGGAGCGTGTGGAATTGAATTTTGACATGCCATTGGCCGAAATTGTATTCGATTTTTACGACCGATTGAAAACCGTTTCCAAAGGTTATGCGTCTTTTGATTACTCTCCAATTGGAATGCGTGCTTCCAAACTAGTAAAACTGGATGTATTATTGAACGCTAATCAGGTGGATGCTCTTTCTGCTTTGATTCACGAAAGCAACGCTTACAACATTGGTAAAAAAATGACCGAGAAATTGCGTGAGCTGATTCCGAGACAACAGTTTGATATTCCGATTCAGGCGGCTATTGGTGCCAAAATCATTGCCCGAGAAACGATCAAAGCCTTACGTAAAGACGTTACTGCCAAATGTTACGGCGGGGATATTTCGCGTAAACGTAAATTATTAGAAAAACAGAAAAAAGGTAAAAAACGTATGCGTCAGGTAGGAAATGTTGAAATTCCGCAAGAGGCGTTTATGGCTGTTTTGAAGTTGAATGATTAG
- a CDS encoding helix-turn-helix transcriptional regulator, producing the protein MLDETPKRFDRIVAILIQLQSKKIVKAQELADRFEVSLRTIYRDIRTLEASGVPIYSEAGVGYALMDGYRLPPVMFTREEASSFIAADKLMQKFTDTALGNHYASAMYKLKAVLRSDDKDWVSSIESSILMQSSEKLFNDKAPNTLATLFESIAEKTQVILSYEAIQSEGITVRHIEPVGVFHDNNNWYMFGYCHLRKDYRQFRADRVHGIQKTEIPFSVEHNALETYLDKDKNVSTTKVRILVEKRIASYLASDRKYYGFVSEKEMDGKIEMTFMSCDSMEGLSRWYLMFGDYATILEPESLKIKTLELLERNRQRLL; encoded by the coding sequence ATGCTCGACGAGACCCCAAAACGTTTTGACCGCATTGTTGCCATTTTGATTCAATTGCAATCCAAAAAGATTGTAAAAGCACAGGAATTAGCCGATCGTTTCGAAGTGAGTTTACGGACTATTTATCGTGATATCCGCACCTTGGAAGCTTCGGGAGTTCCAATTTACAGTGAAGCTGGAGTGGGTTATGCTTTAATGGATGGTTATCGATTGCCTCCTGTAATGTTTACCCGTGAGGAAGCCAGCAGTTTTATTGCTGCCGATAAGTTAATGCAGAAATTCACTGACACAGCTCTTGGAAATCATTATGCGTCGGCGATGTATAAATTAAAAGCGGTACTACGGAGCGATGATAAAGACTGGGTTTCGAGTATAGAATCCAGTATTTTGATGCAGTCTTCGGAGAAGCTTTTTAATGATAAAGCTCCCAATACTTTAGCCACGCTTTTTGAAAGTATTGCAGAGAAAACACAGGTCATTCTTTCGTATGAAGCAATTCAGTCAGAGGGAATTACTGTGAGGCATATTGAACCTGTTGGCGTTTTTCACGATAATAACAATTGGTACATGTTTGGTTATTGTCATCTGCGCAAGGATTACAGACAATTTCGAGCTGACCGTGTTCATGGAATCCAAAAAACAGAAATCCCTTTTTCAGTAGAACATAATGCATTAGAGACGTATCTGGATAAAGATAAAAATGTTTCGACTACCAAAGTTCGGATTCTTGTGGAGAAAAGAATAGCCAGTTATCTGGCAAGCGACCGGAAATATTACGGCTTTGTTTCGGAAAAGGAAATGGATGGCAAAATTGAAATGACTTTTATGTCTTGTGATTCGATGGAAGGCCTTTCGCGCTGGTATCTGATGTTTGGAGATTATGCAACGATACTGGAACCAGAAAGTTTAAAAATCAAAACTTTGGAATTACTGGAAAGAAACAGACAGCGCCTTTTATAA
- the dusB gene encoding tRNA dihydrouridine synthase DusB codes for MIKIGNIELPEFPLLLAPMEDVSDPPFRRLCKEHGADLMYSEFISSEGLIRDAIKSRMKLDIFDYERPVGIQIFGGDEEAMALSSKIVSTVNPDLIDINFGCPVKKVVCKGAGAGVLKDVDLMIRLTKAVIDSTHLPVTVKTRLGWDDSSINIDEVAERLQDIGVAALSIHARTRAQMYKGHSDWSHIARVKNNPRITMPIFGNGDIDSPEKALHYKNEYGIDGIMIGRAAIGYPWIFNEIKHYFKTGEHLPKPTVADRVEAVRNHLTWAMQWKGERLGIVETRPHYTNYFKGIHSFKTFRQKLVTLDRPEELFAHLDDIKEAYANYEAV; via the coding sequence ATGATTAAGATTGGCAATATAGAATTACCCGAATTCCCATTACTGTTAGCACCTATGGAAGATGTGAGCGACCCTCCATTCCGCCGTTTGTGTAAAGAGCATGGAGCCGACTTAATGTATTCTGAATTTATTTCTTCCGAAGGATTAATTCGTGATGCCATCAAAAGCCGAATGAAATTGGATATATTCGATTACGAAAGACCTGTAGGAATTCAAATTTTTGGAGGAGATGAGGAAGCAATGGCTTTATCATCCAAAATTGTTTCTACGGTAAACCCAGATTTAATCGATATCAATTTTGGCTGTCCTGTTAAAAAAGTAGTCTGCAAAGGTGCCGGTGCAGGAGTTCTGAAAGACGTAGATTTAATGATCCGTCTGACCAAAGCCGTTATCGACAGCACGCATTTGCCAGTTACCGTAAAAACCCGTTTGGGATGGGATGATAGTTCTATAAATATCGACGAAGTTGCCGAACGGCTGCAGGATATTGGCGTAGCCGCCCTGAGCATTCACGCCAGAACACGTGCGCAGATGTATAAAGGTCATTCCGACTGGTCACACATCGCCCGTGTGAAAAACAACCCAAGAATCACGATGCCTATTTTCGGAAACGGAGATATCGATTCTCCCGAAAAAGCATTGCATTATAAAAACGAATACGGCATCGACGGAATAATGATTGGCCGTGCCGCCATTGGTTATCCTTGGATTTTCAACGAAATTAAGCATTACTTCAAAACAGGAGAACATTTGCCTAAACCAACAGTTGCAGACAGAGTTGAAGCAGTTCGCAACCATTTAACCTGGGCAATGCAATGGAAAGGCGAAAGACTTGGAATTGTAGAAACACGTCCGCATTACACCAATTATTTCAAAGGAATACATTCATTTAAAACCTTCAGACAAAAACTAGTAACGCTGGATCGTCCCGAAGAATTATTTGCCCACTTGGATGATATTAAAGAGGCTTATGCTAATTATGAGGCTGTGTAA
- a CDS encoding IS5 family transposase, whose translation MYPTDLTETQWQFIKKTLEFDDRKRKYNLKIIWNAINYLVKTGCQWRMLPKDFPKWQLVYYYYWKWSNLECFDLLLSKLREKVRFNRGQNTMPSLGIMDSQSVRWGNNRSLNSFDGNKKVKGIKRHIVVDKNGFLLAIMVTVANVHDSKAADLLMRTLHYFLCPIKVILADGGYRGEVIENIKNKFGYIIQVVMRSDDRKMGFKPIHKRWIVERTFSWFDNDRRLCRNYELLFETSENMVKIATIKLLLNKI comes from the coding sequence ATGTATCCAACCGATTTGACAGAAACCCAGTGGCAATTTATAAAAAAGACTTTAGAATTCGATGATAGAAAGCGGAAATATAATTTGAAAATCATTTGGAATGCGATTAATTATCTCGTAAAAACAGGTTGTCAGTGGCGAATGTTACCTAAAGATTTTCCAAAATGGCAATTAGTGTATTATTACTATTGGAAATGGTCAAATTTGGAATGTTTTGATTTATTACTGTCAAAATTGCGAGAAAAAGTCAGGTTTAATAGAGGTCAAAATACAATGCCAAGTCTAGGAATAATGGATAGTCAAAGTGTACGATGGGGAAATAATCGTTCCTTAAATAGTTTTGATGGCAATAAAAAAGTAAAAGGAATTAAACGGCATATTGTGGTTGATAAAAATGGGTTTCTTTTGGCAATAATGGTAACAGTTGCCAATGTCCATGATAGTAAAGCGGCAGATTTACTAATGAGGACGCTTCACTATTTTTTATGTCCTATAAAAGTAATCCTTGCCGATGGTGGTTACAGAGGCGAAGTGATTGAAAACATAAAAAATAAATTTGGCTATATTATTCAAGTGGTAATGCGTTCAGATGATAGAAAAATGGGGTTTAAACCTATACATAAAAGATGGATTGTAGAGAGAACATTCTCTTGGTTTGACAACGACCGAAGATTATGTAGAAATTATGAACTACTTTTTGAAACATCCGAGAATATGGTCAAAATTGCAACTATAAAATTATTATTAAATAAAATTTAA
- a CDS encoding 1-phosphofructokinase family hexose kinase: MNPYDIITLTVNPALDKSTHFKGLAAEQKIRCSAPRFDAGGGGINVSKAISRLGGNSLAVFTSGGPLGKMLEELVAKESIDFQAIPIQTWTRESFVAVDDNTNSQYRFGFTGGEITNEEEKAFLNAVTNLKSGFIVASGSLNEGLSSDFYQKIAQIAKQSGAKLIVDTSGEALKKVLETGAYLIKPNVGELAKLIGVERLEMEEVNEAAKQIIAKGGAEIVVVSLGPQGAVLVTKDKYEFVPAPNVAKKSTVGAGDSMVGGMVWALSQNKNLKEVIRWGVACGSAATMNEGTQLFKGTDAQRLFDWLKDK; the protein is encoded by the coding sequence ATGAATCCATACGATATTATTACTCTTACTGTCAATCCAGCTTTAGACAAAAGCACTCATTTTAAAGGATTAGCTGCCGAACAAAAAATTCGCTGCTCTGCACCCCGCTTTGATGCTGGCGGAGGAGGAATCAATGTATCTAAAGCTATTTCACGTTTAGGAGGTAATTCATTAGCAGTATTCACATCGGGAGGCCCTTTGGGAAAAATGCTGGAAGAATTAGTTGCCAAAGAATCTATCGACTTTCAGGCTATACCAATCCAGACCTGGACAAGAGAAAGTTTCGTAGCTGTAGATGACAATACTAATTCACAATACCGTTTTGGGTTTACCGGCGGAGAAATTACTAATGAAGAAGAAAAAGCTTTCCTTAATGCTGTTACTAATTTAAAATCAGGGTTTATTGTTGCCAGTGGCAGTTTAAACGAAGGTCTGTCCTCCGATTTTTATCAAAAAATTGCGCAAATAGCAAAACAGTCAGGTGCAAAATTAATAGTGGATACATCAGGAGAAGCTTTGAAAAAAGTACTTGAAACGGGCGCTTATCTGATTAAGCCAAATGTAGGAGAACTGGCTAAATTAATCGGTGTAGAACGGTTAGAAATGGAAGAGGTAAATGAGGCTGCCAAACAGATTATTGCCAAAGGCGGTGCTGAAATTGTGGTTGTTTCGCTTGGTCCCCAAGGAGCAGTTTTGGTAACTAAAGATAAATATGAATTTGTTCCCGCGCCAAATGTTGCCAAAAAAAGCACTGTTGGTGCTGGAGACAGCATGGTGGGCGGAATGGTCTGGGCGCTTTCGCAAAATAAAAACCTAAAAGAAGTAATCCGCTGGGGAGTTGCATGTGGATCAGCCGCTACGATGAATGAAGGAACACAATTATTTAAAGGGACCGATGCTCAGCGATTATTCGACTGGCTAAAAGACAAATAA